One Nocardia sp. BMG111209 DNA segment encodes these proteins:
- a CDS encoding SDR family NAD(P)-dependent oxidoreductase, with protein sequence MGWLGLDGARVLVMGAGGLGAACVRGLAEVGARVVVADVDRVKLKALVAEPELAAAEVRPLPADLTTSAACDAAVREAADALGGLDTLVHAVGANDRRPIEDMPDEVWERILTLNLSTAFWAGRAAARLMRPAGRGSMVFFSSVSSQLAHPNHGPYAASKGGLDQLVKVMARETAAAGLTVNAVAPGYTETELTRDYLAKPGVREGMTGLVPAGRLGVPADVVGSVLFLASPRAAFVTGQVLYVDGGRTLV encoded by the coding sequence ATGGGATGGCTCGGACTCGACGGCGCGCGGGTGTTGGTGATGGGCGCGGGCGGGCTCGGTGCCGCGTGTGTGCGAGGGCTGGCCGAGGTCGGTGCCCGGGTGGTGGTCGCGGATGTCGACCGGGTGAAGTTGAAGGCGCTCGTGGCCGAGCCGGAACTCGCCGCGGCCGAGGTGCGGCCGCTACCGGCGGATCTGACCACGTCGGCGGCCTGCGATGCGGCCGTGCGGGAGGCCGCCGACGCGCTCGGCGGTCTGGACACGCTGGTGCACGCGGTCGGGGCCAACGATCGGCGGCCGATCGAGGACATGCCCGACGAGGTGTGGGAACGGATCCTGACGCTGAACCTGTCGACCGCGTTCTGGGCGGGCCGGGCCGCGGCGCGGCTGATGCGGCCGGCCGGGCGCGGCAGCATGGTGTTCTTCTCGTCGGTGTCCTCGCAGCTCGCGCACCCCAACCACGGCCCCTACGCGGCCTCGAAGGGCGGGCTGGATCAGCTGGTCAAGGTGATGGCGCGGGAGACCGCGGCGGCCGGGCTGACCGTCAACGCGGTCGCGCCGGGGTACACCGAAACCGAGTTGACCCGCGACTATCTCGCGAAACCCGGTGTGCGCGAAGGTATGACGGGTCTGGTCCCGGCCGGGCGGCTGGGCGTGCCGGCGGACGTGGTGGGTTCGGTGCTGTTCCTGGCCTCGCCGCGGGCGGCCTTCGTCACCGGGCAGGTGTTGTATGTCGACGGCGGCCGCACCCTCGTCTGA
- a CDS encoding IclR family transcriptional regulator: protein MARGTAADPARAEPTETAETGKRTYQVEALAKGLRILSLFDEKRTSMKLTEMATETGIPLPTAFRMAATLVTEGFLEQLADGEYRPAPKVLTLGFASLRGLDLVQLADGPLRRLSAVTGQTVNLGTLAGDRVLYLIRIRNNDLVTANIQVGSQLSAVSTSIGKLLLGMLDETELLRRVTEDSFDGSAGPNAIRSLDELIPALDEIRERGWAIQDEELAYGLRSVAAPIHDETGAVVAGVNVAVPAREFPVRRLRQELLPRLLDACGEVSRLLGGH from the coding sequence ATGGCACGCGGAACCGCCGCGGATCCGGCCCGGGCCGAGCCCACCGAGACCGCCGAGACCGGTAAGCGCACCTATCAGGTCGAGGCGCTGGCCAAGGGGCTGCGGATCCTGTCGCTGTTCGACGAGAAACGCACCTCGATGAAGCTCACCGAAATGGCCACCGAGACCGGAATTCCGCTGCCCACCGCGTTCCGGATGGCCGCGACGCTGGTCACCGAGGGCTTCCTGGAACAGCTCGCCGACGGTGAATACCGGCCCGCGCCGAAGGTACTCACCCTCGGCTTCGCCTCGCTGCGCGGTCTGGACCTGGTGCAACTGGCCGACGGGCCGCTGCGGCGGCTGTCCGCGGTCACCGGCCAGACCGTCAACCTCGGCACCCTCGCCGGCGACCGGGTGCTGTACCTGATCCGCATCCGCAACAACGACCTGGTCACGGCCAATATCCAGGTCGGCTCGCAACTGTCGGCGGTGAGCACCTCGATCGGCAAACTGCTGCTCGGCATGCTCGACGAAACCGAGTTGCTGCGGCGGGTGACCGAGGATTCGTTCGACGGTTCCGCGGGCCCGAACGCGATCCGCTCGCTCGACGAACTGATTCCGGCCCTCGACGAGATCCGCGAGCGCGGCTGGGCGATCCAGGACGAGGAGCTCGCCTACGGCCTGCGCTCGGTGGCCGCGCCGATCCACGACGAGACCGGCGCGGTGGTCGCGGGCGTCAACGTCGCGGTCCCGGCCCGGGAGTTCCCGGTGCGCCGGCTGCGGCAGGAGCTGCTGCCACGACTGCTCGACGCCTGCGGCGAGGTCTCGCGCCTGCTCGGCGGCCACTGA
- a CDS encoding alpha/beta hydrolase: MSGTDADIERMPGAVYREVVGFRPLEMDLYLPHHVSGDRPVIVYVHGGGWQRGSRRRALPVLGGDGPAFHSAVAARGFAVAAVDYRLSGEAIWPAAVDDLCAAVHWLRAENRRLRLDPDAIVLWGESAGAHLALLAALRRDDPLAVRGVVAWFPPTDLPGLPDDLRALHGATHEPDTSREDRFLGVPIAAAPDRARTASPLTHVHPEAPPILLAHGTADAHVPAAQSIRLASALRAVGAPVELDLIAGAGHFWDGAPDVPYLVDTALRFCRTVTGVPAISSARTVARDPVVAGSDPDDPRHDRPGRRRTGS; this comes from the coding sequence ATGAGCGGGACGGATGCGGACATCGAGCGAATGCCCGGCGCCGTCTATCGCGAGGTGGTCGGATTCCGGCCGCTGGAAATGGATCTGTATCTACCGCACCATGTTTCGGGCGACCGTCCGGTGATCGTGTACGTACACGGCGGCGGCTGGCAGCGCGGTTCCCGCCGACGGGCACTGCCGGTGCTCGGCGGCGACGGGCCGGCCTTCCATTCCGCCGTCGCCGCACGCGGATTCGCCGTGGCCGCCGTGGACTACCGGCTCAGCGGGGAGGCGATCTGGCCGGCGGCGGTCGACGATCTGTGCGCGGCGGTCCACTGGTTGCGCGCCGAAAACCGGCGCCTGCGGCTCGATCCGGACGCGATCGTGCTGTGGGGCGAGAGCGCCGGCGCCCACCTCGCGCTGCTGGCGGCGTTGCGGCGGGACGATCCGCTCGCCGTCCGCGGTGTGGTGGCGTGGTTTCCGCCCACCGATCTGCCGGGCCTGCCGGACGACCTGCGCGCGCTGCACGGCGCCACCCACGAACCGGACACCTCGCGAGAGGACCGTTTCCTCGGCGTCCCGATCGCCGCCGCGCCGGACCGGGCCCGGACGGCGAGCCCGTTGACCCACGTACATCCGGAGGCGCCGCCGATCCTGCTCGCGCACGGGACCGCCGACGCGCACGTGCCCGCCGCGCAGAGCATCCGGCTCGCGTCCGCACTCCGGGCGGTGGGTGCGCCCGTGGAGCTGGACCTGATCGCCGGCGCCGGGCATTTCTGGGACGGCGCACCGGACGTGCCGTACCTGGTCGACACCGCTCTCCGCTTCTGCCGGACGGTGACCGGAGTCCCGGCGATATCGAGCGCGCGCACGGTCGCCCGCGACCCGGTCGTGGCCGGGAGCGACCCGGACGATCCGCGGCACGATCGGCCGGGACGCCGACGAACCGGCTCTTGA
- a CDS encoding amidohydrolase family protein: protein MNVQSPIADARLLFRNGLVFDGSGTPPAPGDVVVRGNTIESVRVGGGTVAEPGDVVVDCTGATVMPGLVESHAHLTFPSAVGHLDTRFNPPLDVSFFRELPPPDELLAIARRNAAILLRAGFTSAYSAGSLTPVPTEVHLKAELEQGISRGPRLRTASFERDNNPVRLGPRGPEPKATGPAAVRDFVREQAELGFDSVKLLLSNDDVFVPGGSRVTQYSAAEAAAAGEQARASGVLLNCHAQSSQAVELAVRQGFRSIYHCTYADEAAIDLLEEHKDEIFLSPAVGIMWANVHEGAEFGIDAGRAEAMGSVAALAAQQELYRELRRRGLRVLPGGDYGFPNNPIGRNARDLQLFVDLFGYTPAEVLRAATHLGGLLMQRPVGLLTGGYLADLLVVQGDPCRDVSRLADPANLLAVLQDGEFVHRAPQLRSELAGAR, encoded by the coding sequence GTGAATGTGCAGTCGCCGATCGCCGATGCCCGGCTACTCTTCCGCAACGGTCTGGTCTTCGACGGTTCGGGTACTCCGCCGGCGCCCGGCGACGTCGTGGTGCGGGGCAACACGATCGAGAGCGTCCGCGTCGGCGGCGGGACCGTCGCCGAACCCGGCGACGTGGTGGTGGACTGCACCGGCGCGACGGTCATGCCCGGCCTGGTGGAATCGCATGCGCACCTGACCTTTCCGTCCGCCGTCGGCCATCTCGACACCCGGTTCAACCCGCCGCTGGACGTCAGCTTCTTCCGGGAGCTGCCGCCGCCGGACGAACTGCTCGCCATCGCCCGACGCAATGCCGCCATCCTGTTGCGCGCCGGCTTCACCAGCGCCTACTCGGCCGGTTCGCTGACCCCGGTGCCCACCGAGGTGCACCTGAAAGCCGAACTGGAACAAGGTATCTCGCGTGGGCCACGGCTGCGGACCGCCTCCTTCGAACGGGACAACAATCCGGTGCGACTGGGCCCGCGCGGCCCCGAGCCGAAGGCCACCGGACCCGCCGCGGTCCGGGACTTCGTCCGCGAACAGGCCGAACTGGGTTTCGACAGCGTCAAACTGCTGCTCAGCAACGACGACGTCTTCGTGCCCGGCGGATCGCGGGTCACGCAGTACAGCGCGGCGGAGGCCGCCGCGGCGGGGGAGCAGGCACGGGCATCCGGGGTGCTGCTCAACTGTCACGCGCAGTCCTCGCAGGCCGTGGAACTGGCTGTGCGGCAAGGCTTCCGATCGATCTACCACTGCACCTACGCCGACGAGGCGGCGATCGATCTGCTCGAGGAGCACAAGGACGAGATCTTCCTCTCGCCCGCGGTCGGCATAATGTGGGCGAACGTGCACGAGGGCGCGGAATTCGGTATCGACGCGGGCCGCGCCGAGGCGATGGGTTCGGTGGCGGCACTGGCCGCGCAGCAGGAGCTGTATCGGGAGCTGCGCCGCCGTGGCCTGCGGGTACTTCCCGGCGGCGACTACGGCTTCCCCAACAATCCGATCGGCCGCAACGCGCGCGATCTCCAGCTGTTCGTCGACCTGTTCGGCTACACCCCGGCCGAGGTACTGCGCGCGGCCACCCACCTCGGCGGCCTGTTGATGCAGCGGCCGGTGGGGTTGCTCACCGGCGGCTACCTCGCGGATCTGCTGGTGGTGCAGGGCGATCCGTGCCGGGACGTATCCCGGCTGGCCGATCCCGCGAACCTGCTCGCCGTGCTCCAGGACGGCGAATTCGTCCATCGCGCACCGCAATTGCGATCCGAACTCGCCGGCGCCCGATGA
- a CDS encoding MFS transporter → MVVSNESGSRTASPADRLIARMERIPVSRFHARVVGPLAAGTFFDAFDIVSIGTVLAAISSTFHLGPGQAGMLVSAGFIGQGVGAIGFGLVADRLGRRGVFLASLLVMGTFALISAFSWSIGSLAAIRLIQGFGLGVEAPAASAMLGEFVASSQRGLVTVLYKLASPLGNLATSLASAVLLATVSHETAWRVLFAVGAVPVLIAALSWRVLPESPRALIRRGRLDAAERTIAAMEAAAGVEPGAESTTDPVVADAAPTRLGELVSRRYRIRSVTAWVLWFSVYFTLLGGTVWMPSLYVKLAHVSQSTASLASAGVNGVVIAMIVAVGLTVDRVGRRRWFLTGYLVSAIGAVLAVLFAATGHLNSVPALLLTGGLMLAAVGGIDPLVYAYTAEIYPTRMRSWGVLSASAWRCLAVVIAPTVIGWILDAGGGAAAVFGLFLGVLVVGGAVTLRWGVETRQLPLEALSR, encoded by the coding sequence ATGGTCGTGTCGAACGAATCCGGATCCCGGACCGCCTCCCCGGCGGACCGGTTGATCGCGCGAATGGAACGGATACCGGTCTCGCGGTTCCATGCGCGGGTCGTCGGCCCGCTGGCCGCGGGCACCTTCTTCGACGCCTTCGACATCGTGTCCATCGGGACGGTGCTGGCCGCGATCTCGTCGACCTTCCATCTCGGTCCCGGGCAGGCCGGCATGCTGGTGAGCGCCGGTTTCATCGGTCAGGGCGTGGGCGCGATCGGCTTCGGACTGGTCGCCGACCGGCTGGGCCGCCGCGGTGTGTTCCTGGCCTCGCTGCTGGTCATGGGCACCTTCGCGCTGATCTCCGCCTTCAGTTGGAGTATCGGCAGTCTCGCGGCGATCCGGCTGATCCAGGGCTTCGGTCTCGGTGTCGAGGCGCCGGCGGCGTCGGCGATGCTGGGCGAGTTCGTCGCGTCCTCGCAGCGTGGCCTGGTGACCGTGCTGTACAAATTAGCCTCGCCGCTGGGGAATCTGGCGACCTCGCTGGCCTCGGCGGTCCTGCTCGCGACGGTCTCGCACGAAACCGCCTGGCGGGTGTTGTTCGCCGTCGGCGCCGTGCCCGTGCTGATCGCCGCGTTGTCCTGGCGGGTGCTGCCGGAATCGCCGCGCGCGCTGATCCGCCGCGGCCGGCTCGACGCGGCCGAACGCACGATCGCGGCGATGGAGGCGGCGGCGGGTGTCGAACCCGGTGCCGAGTCGACGACCGATCCGGTGGTCGCGGACGCGGCACCGACCCGGCTGGGCGAGCTGGTTTCCCGGCGGTACCGGATTCGCTCGGTGACCGCGTGGGTGTTGTGGTTCAGCGTCTACTTCACCCTGCTCGGCGGCACGGTGTGGATGCCGAGCCTCTACGTGAAGCTCGCGCACGTCTCGCAGTCGACCGCGAGTCTCGCCAGTGCCGGGGTCAACGGGGTCGTCATCGCGATGATCGTCGCCGTCGGCCTGACCGTGGACCGGGTGGGCCGGCGACGCTGGTTCCTGACCGGATATCTCGTGTCGGCGATCGGCGCGGTACTCGCCGTGCTGTTCGCCGCCACCGGGCATCTGAACTCGGTGCCCGCGCTGCTGCTGACCGGCGGGCTGATGTTGGCCGCGGTCGGTGGGATCGATCCGCTGGTCTACGCCTACACCGCCGAGATCTATCCGACCCGGATGCGGTCCTGGGGCGTGCTGTCGGCGAGCGCGTGGCGCTGTCTCGCGGTGGTCATCGCGCCGACGGTGATCGGCTGGATCCTCGATGCCGGCGGTGGCGCGGCCGCGGTGTTCGGGCTGTTCCTGGGTGTGCTCGTCGTCGGCGGCGCGGTGACGCTGCGCTGGGGTGTGGAAACCAGACAGCTTCCGCTGGAGGCACTCTCGCGCTGA